Genomic window (Accipiter gentilis chromosome 7, bAccGen1.1, whole genome shotgun sequence):
GTGAGCTGGCCCTTCTCATAGCTGTCCATGGCAACAGCCTGCAAAGAAAGCTGCCTCAGTGCCCTGAGCTCAGCAAGCAAAGGTGCCCTTTCAGAGCAGTGCTCTTAAGACCAAACTGCCAGCCTGCCCATTTCACCCTGAGCTGAACTGTACCATGTGTGGCCTGGCATCACTCATCCTAGTTTTCAGTAGCCCATAGACCTGGAAGACCTGTCTCTGGAAGATACTCAGGAGTATGTTTGGAGTCAAAGTTCAGAAACAActacttgcttttcaaggccaaAGGAAACAGAAGACCTTCCCAACAACTGCAGACCTGCCATGTACTCATCTCCCTCCCTAGGGATGCTCAGTAGAGGACTGTAGAGCACATGTAGAGGTCTCAGGCGCTAGCAGAGAATGCAGGCTATTGCAAGCAGCAGTCTGAGCCCTACCTTGTTGACAGTCTCCCTCATGAAGTATTCCTCCATGGTGATGTAGTAGCCAATGAGCTCTTGCATCGTGCGGCTCAGCAGACAGTTGTTGAGGAGCTTGTCCAGGTATTTTTGATGCTCTACAGAATGCAAAAGAGAACCATCAGCAGGCACCAAGGGCCAGACAGGAGTTCCAGCTAATCCCCTTGCTGCCTGTCCTATGGGCACCCAATGGACACACACCAGCAAAGACCAACCTGGAAGAAATCACAGGCCTCGACTGTGGAGCTGAAATTGCTGAGCTGAATTTTGCAGGTGACAAAAGTGATTTCCAGAGCTCCATGGAATACCATAAACCCTGAGCCTGTTTACCCTGTGGCCTCCACCTTTAGGATCTGTGCCTGCAGCATCCAAAGGGCCCTCCCTCTCTTTGGGGACCTTGTTTATTGTGCTCTGCAGTCATTCCTAATGTTGGTTTCCCTATTAGAGGGAACAACCAGTGCTGAAAACAGATTTGGGGAGGCCAGGCTACAGAATCCTCCTCCACAGAGTGCTCTCAAAGCATATTTGCAGATCCTGTGTCACTGCTCTGCCACTAACTCAGATATATCTCTACTTCTGGCTGTAAGGAGCAGAGAGCCTGTAAGTATTGGTATTCAAGGTGTTACCTTGCTTTACCTCCTCCGAGGCCATGGAGTCTCCCACCTCAAAATCGGCTATTATTCGTCTCTTGATGAACCTCAAGTAGAGCTCACTGCGGGCGTTCATCAAAGTGACTTCTGTTAAAATAGGGTCAAGTTCCCTGGAAGGAACATAGCAAGAATCAAGGTAGCAAGACTACAAAAGGAGAGGCACTAATTTCATTGAGTTACGTAGTGTGTTTTCTGTTCTCTTGCTATGAGATCAATACTGTCCCTTTCCATCTGTGCTGTTGAGTGGCAAAGCTCAGCAGAATAACTGTTATGTGCAAAGAATGCACATAAAAGCAAAACGtcctgaaaaaaatcattacagagaaacttcttttttcctcGTTGATGTGAGAACAACCACGTTAAAATCACAACAGCAAGGACTGCAAGACTTTAAGCAACCTGATATAACTTCAGAATTAGCCCTGTTTTGCatgggaggttggactagagaccttcAGCAGTCCTTTCCTACCACAGTTTTGCTATGACTCTATGAGCCCTACGTGGCCAGTGTTAGAAATATCCTGCCATCTCCATGTATCTGCTTCTGTGCACAGATTCATGTTTCTCTGAAAATGATGAAGAATCTGTTTAAGCTCAACAGCTCAGGAAATGTGAGACCAGAAAAGCACGTGACAATGCAGAACACAGTGTTCAGATCAcagatgactgaaaaaaaagacTGTCACATCAGCAGCTTTTTTGCCAGTGTGCAAAAAAGAACTTTACAAATCCTGCTCAAAGCCTCACAACACATGAGTGGGATAAGGAACCATTATCTTTATTTTACAGgttaaaaagcaaaagctcagaaaACCTGGGATGCTTGCACAATTACTCAGAGCAAATGGTAAGTGGATCTCTGTATTACCACTGAAGTCATGCAGGCTCACAGACAGATCTCGCTTGAGGAACTTAAGTTTTTTTTCAAGGCATGTTGAGAAGTCATGCAATGCCAGAAGGGCTGGGTGCACTTTCAAATGGCCTTACTTAAGGGCTATGCAAAAActtaagaaaaggagagagatggaAAGCGCTTCAGTTCATTAGCAGGAAACTGATGTTACAgtgttgctgcagcagcagtacaGATTAAATAAGACCCAAAGATTTATTCCTGATTCTGTCATAAATTATCTGTCCAGGGAGCTGCTCCATTTTGTGGGCTCCGAGGACCGTAATCTGACCACCAAAAGGTAGTGGGCACACGCAATTATAAAGTCTCAGTCCTTCATGTGCAGTGATATTGCCAGCCCTCCAGCAATGTTTAGGGCCAATCAAGGCTCAAAAGTAATGAGTAAGCAAAATAAAGCACCAGCACAGAAGCTGTCTTTATAAAAGGGCAGTGAAGGGCACCTAACAATTGGATTTTACACTTTAGTAGCCACAAAGCCTCTGGAAGACTGGGGGGGTTATCTAAATGCTAAGTAGTGTTAATAACAGCTCAAGAGTGGAAGGTTAGAGAGCAAGAAGAGGTTTTGTTTGTACCTTGGTTCAATCTTCTCTGCAGAAGAACTTCTCATCATGCTATTCTGAACTTGCTGGAACTGCAATCACAAAAAAAGGGAGAGTCATCAAAGTCTTTGCTGACGACTTGGAGTTAACAGCTGCTTCTCATGCTATAGCTTAAGGAGGTGCTTACTCAGGGAGGGTGATAGGAATGCTTTGCAGAAAGCACTGCCAGAGAAGGGAAACACATCTGTTCACCTCCTCCAAGACAGAGCTCAGCCTGCCAGGaagggcagtggcatgggaactCCAACAGAGGCACCAAGGTATGTGACCATGAGACAGTTATAGCAGCCCTGCATCTAACACAGAAGCAGGAACAAGACCATGGGTACGGTGTACTGAAAGTGCCCTACAGACCCGCAGAGCAAGGAATCCTGTACCCAGGGTCCACTTACCATGCTCCCAATGAATCCTTCTTTGCAACAGAAAGGATAGCTACAGGCTGGACTCCTTCAGCCATCAGTGCAaatatggaagaaagcaaggTTTCTCTTGATACACAAGGTCAAACTTTGCCACCTCTATGGCAGTCAGAGCCCCATGGAGTTGGATGGAGGCCGCAGTTGGCTGTGTCAGGCAGCATTACACGACCCTTACCTGCCTGTGATAGTCCCTCTCTTTGATGAACTTGTCCACCACCTTCTCCACCTGCCGGTCGCACTCCACTTGCAGGTGCTTGATGAGGGTGTACAGCCTCCCTGGCCCGTAGTAGGTCTCCACAATGGGCTGGTGGGTCTCCACAATGCGAGCAATCcctgcagggagaggggaagcaCAAGAGAGAGACTCAAGCAGGAGTTCCCATCCAGTCTGGACCCAGAGCAGAGCTACACAGGTCCACAGACAGGACCTAACAAGGGATCATTCACTCCCCAGATAAACAGTTTAGACTGTCCAAGCCACTCTCTAGTGCCTCACTGAAGGCCTGTCATTACCACCCTTCGTTCCATGGCATCTTCTCTCTGCATATGATGCCTTCCATCCTCTCTGCTGTTTATTGGAAGGCTGCAGTGGAAATCTCCTGGAGTAGAAGCCATCTCTCTTCGTAAAGAGAGCTCCTGGCATGTGATGCGTGTCAGTTGCCCTCCTACCCAGCAACACACAAGGTAGAAAGTTTCCACAGGAAAAAGCTGCATAAGCTAAACCTGACAGGGGACATAACTGCCACCCAAGCCCAGTCTCAGCTTTCAGCACCTGCCAGGTTACAGTAGAAGAGCAATGCTAGGAAAATCAGCCTAGGGAAAGCTCTGCTCTTATCTGTCACACAGATGCCCAAGAGAGCAAGCATTAGTAAAGGCAAGACCTCCTTGGTGAAAAAGCTCACCTCCAAGGAGGTATCTCTACAATATTGCGCTTTCTTCTCACAAACTCTCTACTCCAAGAGTTAGCAACGCTCCCCCTCTTTTGGCACTACTGCCAAGAAAGCCTCGGCGGCTCTAAGGACCTTCAGTAGTAACAAGGGTGCCAGGCTGGGAGAGTGACTTGGCAGTCGTGCAGCCTGGAATTATAGCAGACTTAATAGAGAAGATGGTTAATCACCATGGGGTCTCAATTACTGTCTTTGGCAGCACTCCCACAGAGCTTTCATATtgtcttctctcccctccctctctgctttcAAGCTCCTGAGGTCCTCCTTGAAGAGCCAGGCCTGGAGGCATCAACAGCTGCTCAGTCTTAAGGGATCCAATTTGTTTGTGTGGAGAGCTGCATGTCTGAAGAAACCTTCAGGGAATACCCATTTGTTTTGAGGATGCAGAGAACAGGAAGAGCTGATTCCTGGAGGAAGCCAACAAATCCTTTGCAAATCCACTTTGTGCCTGCACAAGCTGTATGTAGGAAAGCTTGCATATTGTAATGCCCTCTCCTGGCTGGGAAAAAGTCTATTAGTTGTGTCCCCGTCCCTCTAGCGTGACACTCCCATAGCTCAAAGGGGAAGGAGGCATTTTGTGATCTCCCGGTgccaaaattaaatgcatttaaattgaTGGGCAGTCTCATCATGGACTATTTTCAATCGATcagcaaagaggaaaggaagattaCCTTCGAAGAGGAGTGTCAGGGTGTCCGCAAAGATGACAGCAGCTCGACGGTCACTCATGTCTGTCCCCATCACCAACTGCaggttctcttctgctttgttgGCCACCTGCATGACAACAGGACCAGTCAGCTGGTAATACTCAAAGATATTCTTCATCCCATAAGGCAGTCCTCTGTCTCTTGCCCTACAGAGCTTTTGCTGGCCTTCCCATTGCAAGAGCTATTGCTGTTGTTCCTGCTTTGAACAGGGATCCTCTCCTCTCTTGTGGAAAAGTCAAGGATCAAGGAGAGGCAGAAACTTGCTTCTCTTTCCAGGCTCCCTTGTCTGAGCTTTAAGCAAGCACAAAGAGGAAGACAGAGGAGAAGCCAGCCAACCAGCAGGATCTGTATGCATACACTACAAAGCCCATCCCAGGATGCAAAATGCAGGGAGAGAGATGAACTAGTGCTGGTTTCTAAGATTAACAGGCCAGAGCCAAGATCTCTTCCACAACATCTGCTGATGGAGATTGGGTTTTGCTTTCCCCTAGGAGACCAGACAGGTCACAGTATGTTTCACAGAACCTGTTACCTGCTTGCAGAGGTACTCCGAGAACTTGCTCAGCCCCTCTTCATGTAAGCCTAGCAGAGGAAAGATCTTGAAGAACCGTTCCACCTGGGGCAAGTCTCCCTGCTTCATAGCTGTGTCGAATTTCTCTGTGACAATTGTCTTCAGGCGCTGCTCTGCTTCCTGCAGGAGCTTCAGGTTGGCATCAATTATGCCCCCTGgtcaaaaggacagaaaagaaagggaaaagtgaCAGCACAATGTTAGTACTGTATCAAGGGCTACCTTTTTTCCCAGGACACTGTGCAGCCCTAAGGTGGTAAGGCAGAAGACACACTGGAATTCCCCTACAAGCAAAGAAAGATAGGTACATGTGTGATGTACACACAGCTGATGTCGTGGTCTTGCACGGAGGATGCGAACACATCAACCTGGACATTTCTTTTACAGATCAGGCAATTTACTCCTTCACTTCCAGTTGCTCTGCTTGGTAGCACACTGTAACACTGCAACATTTCCCCCTGACAGAGCCTTCTCCCTCACTTCTTTTGTCCTGAACTTTTTGTCCTTCAACTAGTTAGCACACAAAATATTATTAAAGCTGTGTGTCAGGAACTCTCCTTTCAAATAATGATAATTCAAGCCTAGTAACACTTCAAAAACATTCATTTCTGTGTTACTCTATAACATACTAAGATCTTTGGCTAGCATGAGATCTTCTGCTTTGTCTACTGGGCTGAGGCTATCTGCCATGGAAATCATGCAGCCTCTAGTTATCTACTAGAAAGGTGACTTATCAGCTTCTCCTCACAAACAGTACTTACCTTCCTTGCCCTGACGACTGAGCTCAATCACCGACTTGTCCAGAGACAGATAGCGATGGATATGAGCTGCTGCTTGTTCATAATCTTCATTTCTCAGGGCTGTTTGAACTCCATCCATGCAGAACTTCAGGTCAAGGATGTCATCAGCTCTCTGAATGGCCTGATAGAGTCGATTCTGCAAGAAAGGCAACCAGTAAGGCTTCCTGCTGCGTGCTGGACCAGGGAAAGATAATTACAGAGGAGCAGACAGTGGGGGGTGGAAGGAAAGGATGAAACAGACTGAAGCAATACTTCTCTACACAATAAACAACTATGTAAGCAGAAACCCCAAACTGCTTAAAAAGTCATAAGACCAATGGCTCCAAAAGAGGAACAGCATTTGTCAAAACTCAGGTTGAACTCAGAGGCCATACTCCACTTAAACAAACAGGCAGAGACCAGAGATACAACTGCACATTATCTGTTTTGATTTGAGCAGTTGTCCTTAGCGCTGGGACTTGATGCCTCTTAGCCTATCTCTGTACAAAGAATATAACAGCCCGGATTCCTGACTGGTCTTGGATGACAATGACCACCTCCACTGCGCTCTGTGCTGCTGTAGTTGACGAAAGAGTGCTAACGAAGACTAACCTCAGCTTATTCACCATATTCAGAAGGGCATACTGGAGAACCAGCCGCTACATGGAATAGCATATGCATTATTTACTCTTGTACCCTGCAATATCCAGGAGCCCAGCAAGATACCATTACCTAGCAACACTAGATACTgctaaaataaagaacaaagcagTTTCCAGCCTACCTGCACACtaaagaaaagaacagatttcTCTATTGTCCTGTGAGCATATGAGCAGATGGAATATGGCTTGTTGGTGACAAGTCCCAAACACCCCCTCAGTCCAGTTACCTTGGCAAGGTCAAGCTGGCGGACTTTACTGCTGACATTCTCAGCCAGGTTACAGGTGAATGTGATCATCCCTGCCAACTGCTGGGCATCCCCCTCGATAAGCTGCAAATTAGGGCTGGAAACACAAGCAAATTGAACATGAGATGCAAATATTAAGTAGTTAGATGGTCTGCAACAGCAGGATGGTTCTTCCTCCAAACCCAACTGCTCCTGTCAGCTACGGTATCTCTCATTTCATGACCCTCCTACAGGAGCAAAGCATCAAAATCAAACAGACTGCTTTGGAAGAAGCTGCACAGGCAGACTAACAACTGTCTCGCTACCAGACAGGGTACTGAGGCTTTATGATACTCTCCACTTCTGAAGTGGAAGGTGAAGTCTGTCAACTTGTGCTCCAAGCTTCTACTAGACATAAGGCCACTTCGGATGAATTTCCAGGCTGCCTGCACAAGCTCACCACAAAGAAGCAGCAATATCTGTCCACACCTGTAAACAGCCTGACACAAGACATCTGATCCAAGCATTCATGCTGAAACCTGACAATCTCTGGGGTGAGACCTTCAAAGAACTGCCCAGCCTACACCGAAACGGGTCAGTCCATGCGAGGGCGCAGCAGTTCCCTCTGTCAGTGCTGCTTAAAAGAACTGGGCACCTGGGGCTGAGGATCCAACTACTGTTCCGTACCACAAACTGATTTAAAGTCTGACATTTTCTCAGAATGATGTGCTTCCCTCACAACACTCAAGGGAATTTTCAAGTCATGCAGTAAGCAGGGAGGTACTGAACAGTGCGCAGAAGCCCAAAGAAGGGGAGAGGGTGGGGATCACTAACCCCATGCGATGAAGTGCAACCATCTTGTTCTCTATAGTGCTTTGCTGTTCCAGGAGGGCATCCAGCTCTTCCTGCAcgactttctgaaagaaaaggacGAAGGAAGTCTTGTGTGACTTCAGCTCTCCTCCAGGCCAGCAACTTACGGCAGACCCTACACCCAAGTCAAGGACACGCAGCTAGTAAGGCGTTAGCACTTCCGAGAGCTTATATGACAAATAAATCCTTCCTAAACTCTCATTTTAATCCtgtaaatttttatattttttgccATTTGAAAGCATCAGTTATGCAAACCTCATCACACAACTTTTAAGTCAGGTAACCCACAAACTCCTCCCCTGGCCGAGCTCTCAACGCAGGAGGACTCTGAATCTGCAGGCTGCTCACGGTTCGGGGACACCGGCTCCGCGGAGGCGGCACCATCCCCCCCACGTCAGGCCCGTATTTAATCCCTCTGCAAGGGATCCGGACGACTAGGAAAGCCGTTGGCAGCGAGGTACCCGCTCTCCTTGTCACCACAGCAGCGGGCCGGAGGGGGCTAGAGCAGCCAACACCTCCAGGGTGCCGCGTTCCGGAGCGccccagcccgccccgccgcagccgaCGGCCGCCGGGAGCCCCGCGGCCTCACGGGGCCcgcccccacacacacctcctcCTCACACAGCCGGCTGTAGGCGGCCTCCAGGTCCGACAAGTCGGTGAGCGACTCAATCCGCTCCATGGAGAGGGCTGAGGCGGCCGAACCACCGCCCTCTCCCCCCGGCCCCCTCAGGCCCGGCGCCGtggccgccgccatcttggggtgCAGTGACGCGGCCGATACTGCCATGAAGGCCCGTCGGGCCTGCCGTGGGCGGTGCCTGAACGTTTGCGGCCGCTCGGTTCCGCCTGGCGGCGCGGGAGGCTCACGCTTCCCCGGCGCTTTACGCTAGAAGGCGTTTGAGGGGGTGGCGTTCGGAGGTTCTTGGTACGGGAAGCGGCTGCCGTCGCCCCGCGATCATTCAGGCGCCGCTTCGGGCAGCCTCTGCCGCCACAGGGCGCGCGCGCGTCGGGCCTCGCGGAAAGCCCCTCGAGGAGGCGCGGGAGGGCAGCGCACAGGCGCAGGGCTGATGGCGGAGGGGGCCGCAGGGGCGCCCGCCTAGACAGGACCAGCATCCGCCGCCATCCGCTTCCATCAGTACGGTAAGggcggcccggccgcgccgcgcccgcctAGTGGCGGCCCCTCGGCTGGGGAGCCGCGGTACGGGTCGCCATTTTGGTGGGGAAAGCGGCCACAGGCTCTCGGGGCCTGGCCTCTGGGGCGCGGCCGGGCCGGACGTTGATCGGTGGCCGGTTCCCGAGGGTTGCGGCCTTGTTCCCTGCAGGGCGTGGGGAGTCCGCCCGGGGTGCGGGGCGGTGCTGGGCGACGggccttggcgggggggggggtgctgggcaaGGCTCGGGGCGGCTGAGGGCCGGTTCCCCTGGCCTGCGGCCTGCAGGACCCGGCGGAACGAGTGCGGCGGCTTGTGTGGAGCTGGGATTCCCTCCCGCCTCTGCCCCGGGGAAAGGAATCGACTCCGGTGCTCGGTCTGAACTGTTGTGGGTTGCTCGGCTGTAAACGAAACGGCGAGATCAGTGAGGTGTAACGGCGTAGGATACCTCTAGAGGGATTCCCTAACTTTGGTTTCTGAACAGCTAAAACCGGGAGAGGAGTAATTAGCTGGAAGTCCTGATCAGTTATGCGGCAGTTAAGGAGCTCAGCTGTTGCTCGGCACTCTGGTTGCCTTTGGGAGAGCCTTTTGCCTCATAGTATTAATAAATGCCAAATAACTTCAGCTGGGCGACAGTCAGTCTTCTAATGTAAAGTGATACATGCGGACAAACAGGAGGGCAGCAGTTCTCTCTCTGTGCTGTATGgaaggttttgcttttgaaaattatctATTTTTGCTCTACTTGTTGCAGACCTAGTGGAGCTACGATAAGGGGAAGTGAGCCCACTGCCAACATGTTTCTCTACAACCTGACGTTGCAGCGTGCCACTGGCATTAGCTATGCTATCCATGGAAATTTTTCAGGTAATTTTTCCTTGCTTCGTGCTTCTTGGCTTGAGCTCTTTCAGATAGtagaggaaaaaatgcatttttcctttagTTGGTTTCGTTGTCAAAGCTCATGTGCTTTAGCATAGCATTAGTGTTTTGCTTGTTATGTTATTGTTTGCTCTTGAGCATGTTGCTTGAGTTGTTGTAACTTGTGGAAAGATCAAGAGAAATTTGGCTTGATTAGCTAtagatttaatttattattttgttcactTTCCTGATCTGTTAAAAGATGCTTGAGCAAAGGTGGCACCTACTGTGGTGAATAAGTTGCTCTGAAGTTCTTCACAGTAATCATAAAACTCTTCGGCGTTTAGTAGTCATGAAGTTTTATCATCTTATAGTGCTTCTTGAAGTTGCATGTTCTGCTGTGTTGTTGCTAACTTCGTGCTTTGGCTTGTTTAGGAACCAAACAACAAGAAATCGTCGTTTCCCGGGGCAAGATCTTGGAGTTACTCCGCCCTGATCCCAACACAGGGAAGGTTCACACCCTGCTGACCGTGGAAGTGTTCGGAGTCATTCGCTCCCTCATGGCCTTTAGGCTGACAGGTGGGACCAAAGACTATATCGTCGTGGGCAGCGACTCGGGACGCATTGTTATTCTGGAGTACCAGCCCTCAAAGAACGTGTTTGAGAAGATTCATCAGGAAACCTTTGGCAAGAGTGGATGTCGCAGAATCGTTCCAGGCCAGTACTTGGCTGTAGACCCAAAGGGCCGTGCTGTCATGATCAGTAAGTCAGTCTGtcagcttgttttcttcttatttttttttttcctcctgtcttgtGGATATTTATTTTGGAGCAAGTTTCTGCCAGGTGTAATTGGAAGCGTGTCTCAGGCAGTTTGTTAGGCTATGAGACGTGTAAGGAGAATGCAGGCATTCAGAATAGTTCCTTGACGTGGATGGAATCGCACAAATTAATTCTAACGCTGGGCCAAAACAATTTGGAAAGAGGCCAGCTTGCTTAGCGGTGCACAGAGCCCTGAAGTGTGATGTCTGGGAGAGAAGTTAGAATTGCAGGCATTGGTGCTACAGCGTAGTCAGTCAGCTCCCATAGCCTGAAATGATGTTATGAATTCATGTCTCTTCTCTGATATGTATCATGGAGACAATTAGATGCATTTCTGATCAGGCTTTACAGGTAGAAGGACACTtgggtgatttttatttttattttttaaatcagatttacCATGAAGTGTCTTAGTTGGTACATGAACTTTCTCAGTTTGCTGAAGTCAGCTTTGGGTGGTGCTGCTTTCCTGCATGATGAGAGCAGGGACTTGCAGTGATAGGTAGTTTAACAGTGCCCCTTTATGTCAggaataacaataaataataatacttcCTTCCTGGCATGTCTTGTTTTCGTGGGTGAGAAGGTAGCACAGTCATAATTGTGCTGTTCATATTGATAGTTAAGAGTGATAAGTGTTTGTTGTGTTGTGGATGCTGTGTATCAGGCATGAATAcctttttttagttaaaatatttctaaagaaaagtgGTCTTGCCAAATGGCTTTAAATGGTGGAACATCTGGCtgctttttttgatttgtttttgctTCCCTGGAGTCTGTCATCTCTTGTGTGATGGAATGAGTGAGTAAATCTGCCTGTAGCCATTGTAGATTGAACATTGGGCTAGATGGCCGTAGCCTGAAGGGTCAGTCTTTGGCTTTGAGGAGCTGGAGTTGTCATTTGTGCTTGTGGCCTGACATTAAAAATGAGACATTTGAAGTTAATTGGGGGCACAGAGATAAATACCAACGGTGAACTTCAGCAGCAGTAGTAACACTAAAGTTCTCTTACAGAGTTTTATACTGATCTTCGAATGCAGGGATGATCAGACTTGATCACCGGGTAATGTGCTTCAGGTGCTGTTGTCCTTTCCTTGCAGGTGCTATtgaaaagcagaagctggtgtATATCTTgaacagagatgctgctgctcGTCTCACCATTTCCTCCCCGCTGGAAGCCCACAAGGCCAATACCTTGGTCTACCATGTGGTAGGAGTCGATGTGGGATTTGAAAACCCGATGTTTGCTTGTCTGGAAATGGATTATGAGGTGAGAAGAACTTGATCTCCCTTTGCTGTCTTTTGAGCTTTGTTGTTCCTCTTCTGTTCTTAATCTGTCTGTGGAGGTGGGGAACGCTGGCTGCTTTTGCTGACTGAGACCATTCTCATTTGTTGCGAGCttacttgctttttgttttgccttcagtCAGAATAGGCAAGTCTCTTCTGTCTTGGTGATTCTTCTTAAATTCTTGCTGTTCATCTGCAAGTGTGCGTATTTTCTTCCTGTCAAGCTTTTCTTGTGCATCTTCCAGCATGTTGTCTTTTGGACTTCATTCTAATGTTACTCAAAACTGTTTCCCCATACgtcagctttgcttttcctttaatacCTTTTTTGAAAGACaccttcatgtgttgtgttttagGAAGCAGACAATGATccaacaggagaagcagcagccaacaCACAGCAGACGTTGACATTTTATGAACTGGACTTGGGTTTGAACCACGTTGTTAGGAAATACAGTGAGCCCTTGGAAGAGCATGGCAACTTCCTTATAACAGGTACTTGCCACCTGGCCGCTAAGTCATTTTCCTATGCATCTACTTGGTTCCCGTTCCCCAGGGAAACAGAATAAATACACTTTACATCTTAATTGTTTTGATGGTAGTCTGAGCCATTAGTATAAATTAATTGATCTTGGAGTCAGGTAATGAGTGTGGTTTGCACATGGAAACGTGCAAGAATTCATAGATACAGCTGCAGTTTGAAAGCGCTCCTCATCTCTTCCTTTAGGTGCATTCTGGATATTCTCTGGATTCCAAAGCTAAGAAATATTAACTGAAATAAGCTGGTAGCAGATgcaaaagcatgtatttttaggTAGTGCATAGGTGCTGTTGTACTCTGTTGCATGGGATTCCGTCAGCTAATATGCATTCAAAAGGCAGTAGATGAATCCATGGACTAAAAAGCCCACTTACAGGGATTGGGTGCAAAGCCAACCTAACGCCTTTGACC
Coding sequences:
- the COG4 gene encoding conserved oligomeric Golgi complex subunit 4 isoform X2, which produces MAVSAASLHPKMAAATAPGLRGPGGEGGGSAASALSMERIESLTDLSDLEAAYSRLCEEEKVVQEELDALLEQQSTIENKMVALHRMGPNLQLIEGDAQQLAGMITFTCNLAENVSSKVRQLDLAKNRLYQAIQRADDILDLKFCMDGVQTALRNEDYEQAAAHIHRYLSLDKSVIELSRQGKEGGIIDANLKLLQEAEQRLKTIVTEKFDTAMKQGDLPQVERFFKIFPLLGLHEEGLSKFSEYLCKQVANKAEENLQLVMGTDMSDRRAAVIFADTLTLLFEGIARIVETHQPIVETYYGPGRLYTLIKHLQVECDRQVEKVVDKFIKERDYHRQFQQVQNSMMRSSSAEKIEPRELDPILTEVTLMNARSELYLRFIKRRIIADFEVGDSMASEEVKQEHQKYLDKLLNNCLLSRTMQELIGYYITMEEYFMRETVNKVTLNNVEVCSENIMTLKKTLESDCSKLLSQGFGGEQAQAKIDSCLSDMAAVSNKFRDLLQEGLNELNSTAIKPQVKPWINLFLSVSHNIEEEEFSDYEANDPWVQQFIVNLEQQMTEFKAGLSPVIYDTLTGLMTSLIAIELEKVLLKSTFSRLGGLQFDKELRSLIAYLTTVTTWTIRDKFARLSQMATILNLERVTEILDYWGPNSGPLTWRLTPAEVRQVLALRIDFRSEDIKRLRL
- the COG4 gene encoding conserved oligomeric Golgi complex subunit 4 isoform X1 codes for the protein MAVSAASLHPKMAAATAPGLRGPGGEGGGSAASALSMERIESLTDLSDLEAAYSRLCEEEKVVQEELDALLEQQSTIENKMVALHRMGPNLQLIEGDAQQLAGMITFTCNLAENVSSKVRQLDLAKNRLYQAIQRADDILDLKFCMDGVQTALRNEDYEQAAAHIHRYLSLDKSVIELSRQGKEGGIIDANLKLLQEAEQRLKTIVTEKFDTAMKQGDLPQVERFFKIFPLLGLHEEGLSKFSEYLCKQVANKAEENLQLVMGTDMSDRRAAVIFADTLTLLFEGIARIVETHQPIVETYYGPGRLYTLIKHLQVECDRQVEKVVDKFIKERDYHRQFQQVQNSMMRSSSAEKIEPRELDPILTEVTLMNARSELYLRFIKRRIIADFEVGDSMASEEVKQEHQKYLDKLLNNCLLSRTMQELIGYYITMEEYFMRETVNKAVAMDSYEKGQLTSSMVDDVFYIVKKCIGRALSSSSIDCLCAMINHSTTELESDFREVLYNKLKQGFPATTFQDFQRGVTSAVNIMHSSLQQGKFDTKGIESTDEAKQSFLVTLNNVEVCSENIMTLKKTLESDCSKLLSQGFGGEQAQAKIDSCLSDMAAVSNKFRDLLQEGLNELNSTAIKPQVKPWINLFLSVSHNIEEEEFSDYEANDPWVQQFIVNLEQQMTEFKAGLSPVIYDTLTGLMTSLIAIELEKVLLKSTFSRLGGLQFDKELRSLIAYLTTVTTWTIRDKFARLSQMATILNLERVTEILDYWGPNSGPLTWRLTPAEVRQVLALRIDFRSEDIKRLRL